The following proteins come from a genomic window of Mammaliicoccus sp. Marseille-Q6498:
- the odhB gene encoding 2-oxoglutarate dehydrogenase complex dihydrolipoyllysine-residue succinyltransferase: protein MSEVKVPELAESITEGTISEWLKSVGDQVEKGENIVELETDKVNVEVISEVAGVLSEIKAEEGETVEVGSVIAIVSDGESKPASNDAKESSSKEDNKQVEAPKEEAAKTESTGESASSEQSSNERIQATPSARKLAREKGIDLSKVKTQAGDVIRPEDVERASQPSQPAKSAEQSKPAKSQANDNPSKPVVREKLSRRRQTIAKKLLEVSNNTAMLTTFNEVDMTNVMELRKRKKDKFQEDHNGTRLGFMSFFTKAAVAALKKYPDVNAEIDGTDLLMKQFYDIGIAVSTEEGLVVPIVKDCDKKNFAEIEQDIYDLAVKAKNKKLGLDDMMGGSFTITNGGVFGSLMSTPIINGTQAAILGMHSIVTRPIAIDKERMENRPMMYIALSYDHRIIDGKQAVGFLKTIKDLIENPEDLLLES from the coding sequence ATGTCAGAGGTAAAAGTACCAGAATTAGCAGAATCAATTACAGAAGGAACAATTTCAGAGTGGTTAAAGTCTGTTGGTGATCAAGTAGAAAAAGGCGAAAATATCGTTGAACTTGAAACAGACAAAGTAAACGTTGAAGTTATTTCTGAAGTTGCAGGTGTTCTATCTGAAATTAAAGCAGAAGAAGGCGAAACTGTAGAAGTAGGATCTGTAATTGCGATCGTATCAGATGGTGAATCTAAACCGGCAAGCAATGATGCTAAAGAAAGTTCTAGTAAAGAAGATAATAAACAAGTTGAAGCACCTAAAGAAGAGGCTGCTAAAACAGAATCAACAGGGGAATCAGCTTCAAGTGAACAATCATCTAACGAGAGAATTCAAGCTACACCTTCAGCACGTAAATTAGCTCGTGAAAAAGGTATAGACTTAAGCAAAGTTAAAACTCAAGCAGGTGATGTGATTAGACCTGAAGATGTAGAACGCGCATCTCAACCTAGCCAACCAGCTAAATCAGCTGAACAAAGTAAACCGGCTAAGTCACAAGCAAATGACAATCCTTCTAAACCAGTTGTACGTGAAAAATTATCACGCAGACGTCAAACAATCGCTAAAAAATTATTAGAAGTATCTAATAATACAGCTATGTTAACAACATTCAATGAAGTTGATATGACAAATGTGATGGAATTACGTAAACGTAAAAAAGATAAATTCCAAGAAGACCATAATGGTACTAGATTAGGATTTATGTCATTCTTCACAAAAGCAGCAGTTGCAGCATTGAAAAAATATCCTGACGTAAATGCTGAAATAGACGGTACAGATTTATTAATGAAACAATTCTATGATATCGGTATCGCTGTTTCTACTGAAGAAGGATTAGTTGTTCCAATCGTTAAAGATTGTGACAAGAAAAACTTTGCTGAAATTGAACAAGATATTTATGATTTAGCTGTAAAAGCTAAAAACAAAAAATTAGGTTTAGATGACATGATGGGTGGATCATTCACTATTACAAATGGTGGCGTTTTCGGATCATTAATGTCAACACCAATCATCAACGGTACACAAGCTGCAATTCTTGGTATGCATTCAATTGTTACAAGACCTATTGCGATTGATAAAGAACGTATGGAAAATAGACCAATGATGTATATCGCATTAAGCTATGACCATAGAATTATCGATGGTAAACAAGCTGTAGGATTCTTAAAAACAATTAAAGACTTAATTGAAAATCCAGAAGACTTATTATTAGAAAGCTAA
- a CDS encoding VOC family protein, with product MNGLRSVTLWTRNLEETETFYKDVLGLNTLLNDETNMLHVGDAHLAPGTRIIFKKYQGEESELDTHFHSICLRVPTDYALYEYKQQFDKYEVKYESVQQLNGKHLFKFYDNNGHAFQIISDEGNSGVPLGTAYDNGPISPIHQIQGIGPVMIKSPETKATGTLLKNIFKLQMFAEYKTMDDESALVFKIGAGGNGGELHLIDYPKAIESLNPPIERVAISIDDLNLLEEIVNQVKELEIEHHIIQHEAGLISLFIRDITGIIITITLDTVN from the coding sequence ATGAACGGACTTAGAAGTGTGACTTTATGGACACGTAATTTAGAAGAAACTGAAACTTTTTATAAAGATGTCCTAGGTCTAAATACATTATTAAATGATGAAACGAATATGTTACACGTTGGTGATGCGCATTTAGCACCGGGTACGAGAATTATTTTCAAGAAATATCAAGGTGAAGAATCTGAACTTGATACGCATTTTCATAGTATTTGTTTACGTGTGCCTACAGATTATGCTTTATATGAGTATAAGCAACAGTTTGATAAGTATGAGGTTAAGTATGAATCTGTTCAACAATTGAACGGTAAGCATTTATTTAAATTTTATGATAATAATGGCCATGCTTTCCAAATTATTTCTGATGAAGGTAATTCAGGTGTTCCTCTAGGTACGGCTTATGATAATGGACCGATTAGTCCTATTCATCAAATACAAGGTATTGGACCTGTTATGATTAAATCTCCTGAAACTAAAGCAACTGGTACTTTATTAAAAAATATTTTTAAGTTGCAAATGTTTGCGGAATACAAGACAATGGATGATGAATCTGCTTTAGTATTCAAAATTGGTGCTGGAGGAAATGGTGGGGAGCTTCATTTAATTGATTATCCGAAAGCTATTGAATCTTTAAATCCTCCAATTGAAAGAGTTGCGATTTCGATTGATGATCTTAATCTTTTAGAGGAAATTGTAAATCAAGTTAAAGAATTGGAAATTGAACACCATATTATTCAACATGAAGCAGGATTAATTTCATTATTCATTCGTGATATAACTGGAATTATTATTACGATTACATTAGATACAGTGAATTAA
- a CDS encoding DUF6501 family protein, whose protein sequence is MLHETWKDNHVIKQVEVKHTDAAKFKVSSMLTVGKVYDVVNETEEYYQIIDNSGQVGGYYKDYFNEI, encoded by the coding sequence ATGTTACATGAAACTTGGAAAGACAATCACGTTATTAAACAGGTAGAGGTTAAGCATACTGACGCAGCAAAGTTTAAAGTTTCTAGCATGCTTACAGTAGGAAAAGTATACGATGTCGTTAACGAAACTGAAGAATATTATCAAATTATTGATAATTCTGGTCAAGTTGGCGGTTATTACAAAGATTACTTTAATGAAATATAA
- a CDS encoding MoxR family ATPase has product MSQLKKYINNDETIYQDALSMIKLNKNILLKGPTGSGKTKLAETLATDLNKPMHSVNCSVDLDAESLLGFKTIETNEKGHQEIVFIDGPVIKAMKNGDLLYIDEINMAKPETLPILNGVLDFRRALTNPFTGEVIVAKEGFSVIAAINVGYIGTLPMNEALKNRFVVLDIDYIDGDILKTIIKEQSNLEDDELIESIIQFNKDLRIMSSQGQISEESASIRALLDLADLATVIPIRRAIKRSIIDKIDDEREQQAIQNAIELIFE; this is encoded by the coding sequence ATGTCACAACTTAAAAAATATATTAATAATGATGAAACAATTTATCAGGATGCATTATCCATGATCAAATTGAATAAAAATATTTTGTTGAAAGGTCCAACTGGATCAGGTAAAACAAAATTAGCAGAAACACTTGCGACTGATTTAAATAAACCGATGCATTCCGTAAACTGTTCTGTAGATTTAGATGCTGAAAGTTTATTAGGTTTTAAAACAATTGAAACAAATGAAAAAGGTCACCAAGAGATTGTTTTTATAGATGGACCTGTAATTAAAGCCATGAAAAATGGTGATTTACTTTATATCGATGAAATCAATATGGCTAAACCTGAAACGTTGCCTATTTTAAATGGTGTATTAGATTTCAGAAGAGCATTGACGAATCCTTTTACTGGTGAAGTGATTGTAGCGAAGGAAGGTTTTTCAGTCATTGCAGCAATTAACGTCGGTTATATTGGTACATTACCTATGAATGAAGCACTAAAAAATAGATTTGTCGTATTAGATATAGATTATATAGATGGCGACATTCTTAAAACCATTATAAAAGAACAAAGTAACTTAGAAGATGACGAATTAATTGAATCTATTATTCAATTTAATAAAGATTTACGTATTATGTCCAGCCAAGGACAAATTTCAGAAGAATCGGCGAGTATTAGAGCATTACTTGACCTTGCAGATTTAGCTACCGTTATTCCAATTAGACGTGCGATTAAACGCTCAATTATTGATAAAATTGATGACGAAAGAGAACAACAAGCAATTCAAAATGCGATTGAACTAATATTCGAGTAA
- a CDS encoding VWA domain-containing protein: protein MSDRFILFNDEQIDAQQIMMLTDLAKLLLEDPNVKVSFQKFQHYNPINNTCNVSFTWLHRPEHITKAGLKSDIMLDTIGFKHSDPAIYKQILDESFDHMDFFKQLFMLIEEYRLSNIIMQSRPVTKKLFRKRLNVKIKQNNSQIQVNQTKTTYTDLLFLTIEHAILNENFMNNITINEMFDDVLVQIYNRLTNIFNLKSSEDSYDLAVSIMILVDYLLKEDMLNQYYHLPERIYAAYEEEWTLEDLKRHDAANTDKSHESDEDKEDIVTEDAETKTSDSQTDSDHYIEMELHEGENDQVLSDNEREGDASDDMTDMMEKKGKGSDDTLSDEEGGSQGNQNPYHLTGINQNVSLTFNKPEITPSDVLAYNEAVESVQYEIKDLTNIIQKSMNHQYSDVRENLTKGRLQKNLLNWFIDDQYKLFFKKDAFSRKLDATFTLLVDASASMHDKMEETKKGVVLFHETLKNLDIKHEIMSFSEDAFEADKKDQPNTINELILYNESTLKQNDARIMTLEPQDDNRDGVALRIATQHLLQRSESQKFLIVFSDGEPSAFDYAEDGIIDTHEAVIEADKQGVFVFNVFLNQDVIDESTKKTVHNIYGKQSLFVEGVENLPYQLAPLLKKLLLQSI, encoded by the coding sequence ATGAGTGATCGTTTTATATTATTTAATGATGAACAAATCGATGCACAACAAATTATGATGTTGACTGATTTAGCAAAATTGCTACTTGAAGATCCAAATGTAAAAGTTTCATTCCAAAAGTTTCAACATTATAATCCAATTAACAATACTTGTAATGTTAGTTTTACTTGGTTACATCGACCAGAACATATTACAAAAGCAGGATTAAAATCAGATATCATGTTAGACACTATTGGATTTAAACATAGTGATCCAGCAATATATAAACAAATATTGGATGAATCTTTTGATCATATGGACTTTTTCAAACAGTTATTTATGTTAATTGAAGAATACAGATTATCCAATATTATTATGCAATCTAGACCTGTTACGAAAAAGTTATTTAGAAAAAGGTTAAATGTGAAAATTAAACAGAATAATAGTCAAATTCAAGTTAATCAAACTAAGACAACTTATACAGACTTATTATTTTTAACGATAGAACATGCTATTTTAAATGAAAACTTCATGAATAACATCACAATTAACGAAATGTTTGATGATGTTTTAGTACAAATATATAACAGATTGACTAATATTTTCAATTTGAAATCTTCAGAAGATAGTTATGATTTAGCTGTCAGTATAATGATTTTAGTTGATTATTTACTTAAAGAAGACATGTTGAACCAGTATTATCATTTGCCTGAACGTATTTATGCTGCGTATGAAGAAGAGTGGACTTTAGAAGATTTAAAAAGACATGATGCCGCAAATACGGATAAAAGTCATGAATCAGACGAAGATAAAGAAGACATCGTAACAGAAGATGCAGAAACGAAAACGTCAGATAGTCAGACTGATAGTGATCATTATATAGAGATGGAACTTCATGAAGGTGAGAATGATCAAGTACTGTCTGATAATGAACGAGAAGGCGACGCATCTGACGATATGACTGATATGATGGAAAAGAAAGGGAAAGGTTCAGATGATACACTTTCAGACGAAGAAGGTGGGTCACAAGGTAATCAGAATCCATACCATTTAACAGGCATCAATCAAAATGTATCATTAACTTTTAATAAACCTGAAATTACGCCATCAGATGTTTTAGCATATAATGAAGCTGTTGAAAGTGTACAATATGAAATTAAAGATTTAACGAATATTATTCAAAAATCTATGAATCATCAATACAGTGATGTGAGAGAAAATCTTACAAAAGGTAGACTACAAAAGAACTTATTAAATTGGTTTATAGATGATCAATATAAATTATTTTTCAAAAAAGATGCATTCAGTAGAAAATTAGATGCGACTTTTACATTGTTAGTAGACGCATCAGCTAGTATGCACGATAAAATGGAAGAAACGAAAAAAGGTGTCGTATTATTCCATGAAACACTTAAAAATTTAGACATTAAACATGAAATTATGTCATTTAGTGAAGATGCATTTGAAGCTGATAAAAAGGATCAGCCAAATACAATCAATGAATTAATTCTGTACAATGAATCTACGCTCAAACAAAATGATGCGAGAATCATGACACTTGAACCTCAAGATGATAATAGAGATGGTGTTGCTTTAAGAATAGCCACTCAACATTTATTACAACGATCTGAATCACAAAAATTCTTAATCGTATTTTCAGATGGGGAACCATCAGCATTTGATTATGCCGAAGACGGTATTATAGATACACATGAAGCAGTTATTGAAGCAGACAAACAAGGCGTATTTGTATTTAATGTCTTCTTAAATCAAGATGTTATTGACGAAAGTACGAAGAAAACTGTTCATAATATTTATGGTAAGCAAAGTCTATTTGTCGAAGGCGTTGAAAACTTACCATATCAGTTAGCTCCATTATTAAAAAAATTATTATTGCAATCAATTTAA